The DNA window TTTTCTAATTTTCTAATGGCTTCAACCGAGGAAGCATCTTTTACAGATAATATTCTTGAAATATCTCTTACCCTTGGTATTTTTCCGTCGATATGTAAAATATAAATAGCTCTCAAATAATTTTCCAGACTTTCTGAGATATTTTCTGCCAATATTTACCCTCCTTTTTTCAGTACTTCTCTGATAAACAAGCCGGTTTCCATTCCTGTTTCTATCGTTTTTCCATCACATTCCACTATTGGAAAAGATGAAGTTTTTCCCTTTTTAACGACGGTTGCCTTCTTGCCGTTGTTTAAAATTACCTGGGTTCCTGTTGGGTACAACCCAACTATTGAAAAGAAAACACTTACATAATACGGATCAAAAATTAATCCTGAATATCTTAAGAGAAAACTCATTGCATCGTATGGAGAGTTCCCTATTTCTATGTAGGAATCATAAGCGTCTCCTATTTGTAATATTCTTACCAAAGGACTTATAGCGTTCTCTTTTAATCTCATAAAAATACCAGTTCCATCGTAGCGTTCGTGGTGGGTAGAAATAGCATCTACAATTTCTTTCCCTATGTTTTTTTGAATATTTTTTAATGTTTCATAAGCGGATACAATATGAGATCTGACAGATACATCTTCTAAGTCTATATAATCAAATATCACTCTTTTTCCTATCAAACTGTATCCAATGTCATGAAGTAGACACGTTTTAACGAGCGAGTCGAAGAATACATCTGGCATATTCAATTTTGAAGCGATTATTGAGGCAATGATCGATGTATTTATAGAATGAGAATTTAAAGCTTCGCTTCCTATGGCATGGAATAAATTTAGTACAACGTCTTCGGTTTTTAAAAATTTCTTATAAATATCTTCTGCAAGAGAATCTAATTCTGAAGGATCATCCTTTAAATACGTTATATCTTTTACAAATTCAAAATGTTGATGCCATTCATTATATGTTTCTTCTTCTACAATAGGTGGAATAGATTCAAACTCTATGGAAATCTTTTCTTCGATCTTTTTTTCAATAAAATCATTTTCATCGTAAACATTTACCGTCTTTAT is part of the Petrotoga sibirica DSM 13575 genome and encodes:
- a CDS encoding HD-GYP domain-containing protein, with translation MKRIPFYELKPGQIVAEDVFKESLLLIPKGTVLKSTDINRLRSHGIKTVNVYDENDFIEKKIEEKISIEFESIPPIVEEETYNEWHQHFEFVKDITYLKDDPSELDSLAEDIYKKFLKTEDVVLNLFHAIGSEALNSHSINTSIIASIIASKLNMPDVFFDSLVKTCLLHDIGYSLIGKRVIFDYIDLEDVSVRSHIVSAYETLKNIQKNIGKEIVDAISTHHERYDGTGIFMRLKENAISPLVRILQIGDAYDSYIEIGNSPYDAMSFLLRYSGLIFDPYYVSVFFSIVGLYPTGTQVILNNGKKATVVKKGKTSSFPIVECDGKTIETGMETGLFIREVLKKGG